The Panicum virgatum strain AP13 chromosome 6K, P.virgatum_v5, whole genome shotgun sequence nucleotide sequence GTCCTTAGCAACCTCCTGCATGAAAGGGAAACAGATTATTCCAGCCAAGAGCTGAGGTCAAGAATCATCAGCTCCAACAAAACCGTGTCCATGTTGGTTGGCATGCTCGGATGGGCAGATGGACGAAACAGAGATATCAGGCTGCTCGCCACTAGGATCATCACCAATCTGGCTGACAGTCTCACAATTTCTGAGGTCCCGGGCATGCTGAAGTTGGTGTCCTCGCTCCTTGATGCCGATTATCAACCAGCAAAGAATGAACCAGAAGAAAGACAAGATTCCTTGCTCGAGTCCGCCACAAGCGTCGTCAATGGGCAGAGGGATCAAGCAAGTTCAGTGCAGACAGTCCCTGGAAATAATGGAGGGTGCCATTGGTTACGGCGGTGTTGGCGGCGGACGAAAGAGAAGTGGTCAGTTGTTCTGGAGGAGCAGCCCTTGACCCATCAGGATTCACTCAACATCCTGGGCATGGTAATCCTCGAGAGGCTTGCTCATGACCCTGACAACTGTGCAGAAATTGCCAAAGCCACGTACCTCATTTCCAAGATTATAAGGCTCATAAGCTACCCCACCGTCGACAGAGAAAGCAGCAACGACCACGTGCAGCAGCATGCGGTGAtattttcatctctgaattttgTGAGGCGGCTTGCAATCACCGGGGAGACCACTGGGGAAGCAATCCGGCAAGAGCTGTGCAGGAACTCCTTCTTGCTTAACAACCTCGAATGCGTCTTGGAGTTGGAGGACGGGCGCATGAGCACTGAACTAATGAAACTGGTGATTGAGATCCTAACCAAGCTGGCCTTCGACAAGGACGCAAGGGAAGAGATTGGGAGCTCCAAGGTGACTATTTCCAAACTCATGCATGCTTTTATCGGGAAAGATGGACCAACCGACGCGTACTATGATCAGTCCCTGCGAATGCCCGCAGGGGAAGCACTGGCAAACCTTACAATAGAGAACCCTGCAAATTGCCTGGCCATCTTGGAGGAACCAGGATACGAACTTATCAAGGATCTCAAGGACATGCTCTGTAAAGATGAGTATAGATATGTAGCTGCAAGCCTACTGCAGAATGTTTGTGCGCATTCCAGAGATAAACTTGGCCACTATCAAGGTGCAGGTGACCACCTGTCGTCTTCCTTACCAATGGTGAGTGTCTTCTGCAACTAAGATACTAGTAGTCTATTGACTGTTTGACATGTTCGGTATTGTTATCATAAAAGTTATTGGCTTAAATTTTGAAATATAAGCCGTACTGGTAGAGCTTTTTATCAGTGGGGTTGAGTGATTATTAGCAATCGTAGAATTTTTTTCCTTGCCATTGAATTAATCTTGGAATATAGGTGAGTTGCCTGACATTGTTCACCACACcgtgcatgcatgcagctgATGGAGAATATAATGTCATCCGCGGGGGGCAAACAACTGGAGCCCCTGATCGGCCTCGTGTCACAAATTTGTGATGTGATCCCGGAACCATTTGCCCGTGAGGTGCAGCGTCAGCTACAAACCAACGGATCATCAGGTCTTGTTCAGAAGCTGGTGGGTACACTCAACTCCAACAGGAAGCCAAATCCTGAATACCCAAGGATGAGAAGGGTTATAGTTGAGATGGTGATATCGATTGTGAAATCTTGTCCTCGCTACGCCACTATATTCAGAGACAAGGGAATGATGGAGGCACTGAGCAAGGTAGAAAGGACCCCATCCAAAGTGGAGAAGTACAGGGTCTTCTACGGCAACGTAGGCGTCGTTCCGGAGAGTGGCTCCCCCCTCGCTGCTCTAGTGGCCACGGCAAAAGGGTTGTTGGTTCATCCTGCAGCTCCAGCTTTGGGCGCCTAGCTAAGTCATGCGTTGGTTCATTCTGTATATGCATGTGAACGCATTTATACTGTGGCTGGGCCATACAACAGACCATGCCTTTTTCTTCTCCTGTGCTCCTCAACTGATTATATTCTACCATCTTGTAATATATATGAAAggcaccctctctctctcctttaatGTGCCTTACAGGCTAATTAGGTAAAGTGCTACTACAGTCGCGCAAGCTATTTATTTACTGCTGgttgaagcgcatctaggccaatagatgctaatggtaagtttcggtgattaataacaaccgtatgcgactaacgtgtgttttgaaggaaaaattagtGATTAGTCTAGTCTCATATcaaatgtgaaaggagacccctcaattcggaacaaccatgcgtgccaaggactcactTTTAAAgattaaggatctttctagtctcaagtgtcacaaggagatgaaggacacttgatttaggtagggtttatagtttttagttcttgaccggactattaagaggggttcatgagttagtagcttgaccgaaattgagttggccttagaaatcttgcacactcgctcaaaaacagcccaagatggtcaatagaagttaacacaacgcttggaagaagaaacaatcgaaattacattcaaatccaagtcgATTCAGTTGAAAacgaagaaaaacagcagcaccggtttaaccgatgccttagcatcggtgcatccgacgcttggtGGAAGTtctgacagccctgtcggtctatctctctggatgcaagcagaaatcaaatcaacaatctctatatcaccggttgaaccgatggtcccatgcaaagcaccggtgcattagatatACTATGTtctagagagcatgttttggtggacctcaactcatcttcaccaccggttgaaccgacgcttcagaatcaaccaCCGGTGaattggatgtactatgttccagagagcttgtttgagttgatcaatgaacctcttcagcaccggttgaaccgatgcctctacggagcatgcaccggtgtaatgacgcaagcctggatacagTGTCAGAaaccccaacggctactaattggacacagagagaccggttgaaccgaagCCTCAAATTTgtcacccgtcggttcttccggtggtcacgatttttctgcagtgaacttccaacggctatgtgaccctcCACACTCTATATAAGGACACCCCCTAGCTCATTTGAagtgcctttgacaccttgaatacctgaggccacccttgagaagaagagaaagtggtttgagcaaaagagtgaagatctagtacattgattgtgcttcaacattgaagaattcaacctttgcaagtgtagcaagtgtgcttgagctagggccaactgagtgtaggtcaagtgaaggcttaggagcttgttactcttggtgtttgatagcacctagccggtcttggtgattgGGGGGTtattggtgagctcttggagtttgtgggagccccaagacaagaagattgtacacggtgtgaagctcgccgttccggagatggagaaggagcattcttagtgatcacttgctccttggtgaagcaagggagctatacccttgtgtgggtgctccaacgtggattaggggggatcgtcaactcctcgataccacggaaaaaaaccagttgtctcgtgtcccttacttttatttcaagcaattaaatccatttattgttattcttgcttttgattgcttgtagattGACTAGGATAACTTGCATGGTTGTGTGATCTCTTGCTTaggttttgatttttctagtgTGCAACCATCTagacaaaatgatcatgatagtgtgtttacctacctaaggatcttttgctagcatgctctagtgactagatttcaaatttgtagattgggcaatactagtctaggttaaggattaggtagaaatttgaaaaagtcccaattcaaccgtcccttcttgggccacgatcctttcacTGGTCTGCTGGACTTGACTCAAAATTGTCAGAAGATCCTTGTGATTTATGAATGCATGCATGTGAAGGGCTAATGCCTTATTAAGCAAGGTTAGCTGTGAGAAGGGCTGACGTACAAGTAACTACAGCCTCTTGCGCTGGGTTGGTATATTAGACAGGAACATGGATGTGGTTTTGCTCTTGTGTGGTAATCCTATTTTATCgcccatcaaaaaaaaaatcctatttTATCGGATCAAATTAGCCACAAAGTTCCAACTGCATTTACTTGAGAAATACTCTCTATATATAAGGCTTTACCTTATTGGTTAGATATGCATTTCCTTACAATGATTGGCCTATTCATTGTctacacaagcccaagtacaacatcgtcacctcattgctctatgagaagaatcttgaaacacttgaagtgagtgatgttgttgggaagattcggtctcatgagatgttcctcttgggagaagtcgatccaccgcaagacaaaagagatcttgcactcaaagctaagagtgatcataagtccaagaaaaagaacaagtgcaaagttccatcaccaagctcaagTGAGGATGAAGCtaacgaagattcaagtgatgaagatggtgatgttaagctagcacttctcatgaggaagacctccaagatgatgtcaaggttgaacaagagagggtacaactatgacaccaagaaaaacaagtttcgtacCCGGAAAAGCAAGGACAATGTCAAGAAaatttgttacaattgtggcaaatatggccacctctcatatgattgtccggagccttcaaagctcaacaagaaacaagaagatgatgacaatcaatacaagacatcaaagaaaagtcatgagaagaaggaccacaagaagaaagggtctttcacaagaaaagagaaggtcaaggctttccttggtgaatggatcacggatggtgaatcctcaagtgatgactcaagtgatgaagaatccaagaaaaagattgtggggattgccatgcatgatgatgaagatgatggtgatgaggcacctctacctccaccacccatgtgcttcatggcaagaggtaactccaaggtgaactacaaagccggtggcaagcattgggtgcttgatagcggatgtacacaacacatgactggctatgtaaagatgttcacctcactagatgaagatgtgggcgattatgaacatgtcaccattggtgataactcaaaaggaaaagtgataggtttgggtaaggtagccattaccaaggatctttctatctctaatgtgttgcttgttgagtcagttagtttcaatttgttatctattgctcaactttgtgatttaggactaatatgcacctttagtgatagtgaggttgtagtgacaagcaaggaggacaagaacttaatattcaaaggatttcgacatggtaacatttaccttgttgatttctcatctaatgatgcaagcttagcgacatgtctcttctccaagaactccatgggttggctttggcatcgccgcattgctcatattggcatgagccaactcaagaaggccttcaaacgaggtatggtggttggtgtcaaagatgttacttttgacaaaaacaaattgtgtagtgcttgtcaagccgggaagcaatttgcatcatcacatcccatgaaggcttatttgtcaacatcaagaagcttggagctactacacatggatctctttgggccaaccacctacaaaagtcttggcggtaatctctattgtcttgtaattattgatgattactctagatatacttggactttctttttagaggacaagagcaagactatggggatcttcaagatttttgtcaagcaagctcaaaatgaatttgagtcaagtgttatgaaggtccggagtgacaatggcacggagtttaTGAACACTCAAGTAGAAGAACTTTGCAACGACATggggatcaagcatgagttttcatcaacatacacaccccaacaaaatggagtggtggagaggaagaacaagacattaatcactcttgcaagagcaatgttggatgactatggcatctcgcaaagattttgggcggaagccatcaacaccgcatgccatgcatccaaccgagtttatctccaccgcttcttgggaaagacaccctataagcttctcattgggaggaagcccaacatctcctactttcgggtgtttggttgcaaatgctacatattcaagaaaaggaagcacctaggCAAGCTTGAAAGTAGATGGgatgttggttttcttgttaGTTATTCATCAAACaccaaagcatatcgagtattcaatagtgcTACTAGTAAGATTGAAGAAACTTATGATGTagagtttgatgagactaatggctcccaaggggaagttttctcttgtgatgatgtaggtgatgaaccacttcgagaagtcatgaagaacattACTATTaggcaagtcaagccaaaggaggaggtagaagagctacaagtctcatccactcaagttgaagtcacttccaaggatgactcaaaGGATGAAGATAAGTCTACACCACCACATCAccatgatgagtcatccgatgaagaagatgatgcctcaTCTCCTCTCCATGATGCCCAAGAGgaacaagtggttgaagaacaacttccatttgatgacacgcaCATCACAAGAGAACAAGCTCAATCTCAAGATCAAGATGGCGAACCACTAGAAGAATCAACGTCTCAAGCACAAGAGAGGCTTATAAGAACTTCAAGAAATaatcccattgacttggtcatgggtgaCCCCTCCGGTGGAGTAAAAACTCATAGATGTCAATATGCCtccttttgtgaacattactcgtttgtttcttgcttggaacccacaaatatagatgaagctcttgaggacccggattgggtgatggccatgcaagaagagctcaacaacttcacccacaatgaagtttgggttcttgaagaatgtcctcaagacaagaatatcattggtactaagtgggtcttccgcaacaaacaagatgagcatggtgtagtggttcgcaacaaggcaagacttgtggcaaagggctttgtacaagttgaagggttggattttggtgaaacatttgcccccgttgcaagacttgaagccatccgtatccttttagcgtacgcttcacatcacaacatgaaactctttcaaatggatgtgaagagtgctttcttaaatggctttattaatgagttggtgtttgttgaacaacctcccgggtttgaggaccctagatatcctaatcatgtttataggttgcacaaggcgctctacgggctcaagcaagcgccaagtgcttggtatgaacgccttcgtggcttccttctcaacaagggcttcaaaatcgggagggtggatacaactctattcacaagaatcatcaatgaagagctattcgtatgtcaaatttatgttgatgatatcatttttggttcaactaaccccactctttgcaaagaatttggagaaatgatggctagggaattcgagatgtccatgatcggtgagctcaatttcttccttgggtttcaaatcaagctattgaaggaagggactttcatccatcaagaaaagtatacaaaggatattctcaagaaattcaagatggatgattgcaagccgatcaagactccaaaGCCAAcaaatggacatcttgacttggatgagagaggtaaatcggttgaccaaactctctatcgttccatgattgggtcgcttctttacctaaccgcatctaggcccgatatcatgtttagcgtatgcatgtgtgcccggtttcaagctaatcctaaggaatcacacaatagtgccgttaagaggatccttagatatctcaagcatacgcctagcataggcttgtggtaccccaaatgCGCTAGTTTTaccctcttgggatactcggattcggactttgccggatgtcgtggggatcgcaagagtacatcgggtgggtgcaacttgctagggcgttccttggtctcttggtcgtcaaagaaacaaaattccgtggccttgtcaaccgcggaggcggaatatattgccgccggggcttgttgtgctcaaatcctctacatgaagcaaagccttttggactatggtgtagtattagataggatcccgctcctttgtgataacgagagtgctGTTAAAATTGCAaataacccggttcaacactctcgcaccaagcacatagatattcgccatcactttctaagagatcatgtggcaaggaatgatatactactttgtggtgttcgttccgaagatcaattggcggatatcttcaccaaacctctagatgagagcaccttttgtaggttgtgaAGTGAGCTTAAcattctagatgcttctaatgtcatgtaattgccttgtcatatagatgcatttcatatgtacaattgctaggggcttgtctaaccttgtcaagatagtgatgaacataggtcttgcatgagccggtggtcttggtttcgctcatggcatgaagaatggttcatcatgaagaagcttgccaagggtttaaacttgacaagatagatttaaatttttgcaatgcatgtgcttgtcatatagaatgcatccatgtttaatttctagctttgcattggcattgcatcacgttagtagcatcacaagggagcaaatcacacttcgagaaagatattcatgctaaatatgatatatcatctctacaagagtgataagatcaatgttgcgctttcatgcctattgagtcacgtcctatcgaacttaaaatttcaatctctaagttcataggcaaagtggctcatacatttgttttttttgtgtttaaacctcgcttggatcttaatttgcctatgtttatgtaaaagcttgcgagcactaaGTATGAGTGGTTGAgtggtgaggttgtctctcgaaaatggtccaaattgagcttttatggctttggttttgaaaatttggatcagaagtagagtttgtagttcagcagaaaattcTCTTAACTACCGGTTAAATCGATGTCCTGGTTTACCATGCAtcgattcaaccggtgcttaagtcttcgtggctcTGTTTCTGCATCATCTCTGGAACAACCTCTGACCGTTACACCGAcggccaccggtgcatccgatggttagcggatgatccgacaccattgcatcggttcaattagtgctactgcgtggagttttggccatTGCAGCGTCTCTGGACCTTCCTCCTGCAGTTGCACCGACGCCcttcggatgctccgatgcttcagtagcggttcttccggtgcctcTCTGTTGACCAGTTTCAAAATCGTTCAAATCTAGTCAAATTTACTCCGACTgcagcatcggttcttccggtgatctaGGGTTTGCGGGCCCGCTCGCCCCGTTTCACTTAACTCCTCCGTGGGCCCCGTGTGTCAGTCTCACGTCCTTTCTTCTACCTCGCGAACTGACGCCCCCGCACCTGATGCCGctacgccgctgctgctcttcGCCCGTACGCTCACACCGTACACCTAActttgaggaagagtctgttgttcTGGATAGGATACaatgaggggatcacagctctgcagcagtggctactACTGTATATTTTGACAGGACGAGACTTTGACCTTGTCGACTTCttcatctgcgagctagaggacgtgatcctggatgggatgacagttcaccgtcgccatccttttgctcattggatctgctggatactcgctcagctcagtcagaatgctcatatggatgagctggagcaatCGAGGACtcacttcagtttttactcacctacTACTCCTCGAGATGATCGTCGAGGCCCGAGAGGCCAGCGCAGGGCACAGCGGATTCTGGATGAGCGTGTTTTAGCTGAGGGTAGAGTTGTGGATGATCCCACTGCAGCTGAGGACGCTTCACTCGCAGcggcagaggcccagctcccacactacctggtcacagactcagaggactcggaggatgacgaggacttcatacccactgttaccgtccctcgaggtgctcatgatgatgaggcaggatcctctggtgcagcccgcacccctgctcctccagttaccactactcaggtcactcagcctgattcactcgctgctattcttcagaggctctctgaccagcaggacagatttgctACAGCTCAGCTAAGcatgcaagccgagcaggctcgccagcaggagaCCCAGACACTAGTACTTGAGGGGATCTGGCAGCaacaggaggccatgaggttacagcttTGGCAGCAGTCCCAaattcagcagcagatgttcactttcttctcgggatgcttcgatcagctgtaccgtcacactggactgcctgagcctcaaCTCCCTACACCctagcagctccagttcgaccccactactcctgctccacctgttggcggttttgtgcagacacccttggcATTCTTCCCGATGTCACCCCTTCTTCAGACCGAGTTGTTTGCCAGCCCAGCTCCTACTTCCACTACTGCTCCGGCTCTTGTtccacagcctagtgtctggattgccgagcagcgtgcagagttcctcAGGCAGCAGCAGGTTCTGCATCAGCTACAGCACCCCTCAGCTCAGTCCCTCACGTTCGAGTCACCCTCccagcctgaggtgctccgtccgtctgTTGTGCGCCcaactcagccagacctgactaccgtcacgtctgctcctccgacggactccacggtcgtCACCGAGCCAGTTGCTACCActactccagctacttctgctgctccgacgactccggtagagcagaagtcctcttcggtcgacgaagactggacggacgacgacaCCGACGACTCCAccgctcagttctccaccggaccgagcctgaagaccccgccttctccagctcaggactagatcgccttcctttttggtgctttattgccaaagggggagatagttagggggagtagagatagggggagcttggtggtttatggcgtgtttggatcttcatggattttgtgtatggacatgttatttgaatattgtgtatgctctgtgttaacatgtccctacatgtgctttatttctaGTAATGCATGCCTATTTATcgctttcaatttcatatcttgtgtatctctactttgtgttgtcatcaatcaccaaaaagggggagattgaagcgcatctaggtcgatagatgctaatggtaagtttcggtgattaatgacaaccgtatgcgactaacgtgtgttttgaaggaaaaattagtGATTAATCTAGTCTCATATcaaatgtgaaaggagacccctcaattcggaacaaccatgcgtgccaaggactcaattttaaagattaaggacctttctagtctcaagtgtcacaaggagatgaaggacatttGATTTAGCTAgagtttatagtttttagttcttgaccgtactattaagaggggttcatgagttagtagcttgaccgaAATTGAGTTGgtcttagaaatcttgcacactcgctcaaaaacaacccaagatggtcaatagaagttaacacaacagaagaagaaacaatcgaagttacattcaaatcTAAGTCGATTCAGTTGAAAACGAAGAAAAAtagcagcaccggtttaaccgatgccttagcatcggtgcatctgatgtttggcggaagttccgacgGCCCTGCCGGTCTATCTCTCTGGATGCAAGCAGAAATCAAATCAAcaatctctatagcaccggttgaaccgatggtcccaagcaaagcaccggtgcattagatgtact carries:
- the LOC120711371 gene encoding uncharacterized protein LOC120711371, with product MARATPAGATGGEVAVQICAEAAAADAAAGGGSESQRRERRLNCFVWVVALGEWAGNAFGALAFVWATAVLLGGFCSNLKPQDFRFATVIIFIEAFRIFSRNYKLDNQSLFGTTRALRWINVSFAHMLGRPQEGNEVVLTMGLWIDLINWLPVDGLIFLVILQEALMIVMSKMQIHGYPQLTNRSRRRRRLLLGAVLVAFLIIYGLDSSKYRGYLESPSEDLKSPSEDLKSPSEDDDDDHHFYSMPAKFSSSSTEILTQVVAALLLIFRPPVVANLTNTTYGRRLLSLAKVISVVSLGFGFVVALFVRQPELPTNFLSSIITAFTVAVLSLGSLQTPAANNTLLGARWIDVMMNILFLWYLLLPNPIWIFHDFYGGSRRITIIAAGLSLFVLWVAVLLMENLQIPAAALQVLLSSSRFHGLQTDYGQPPQDSSTSPNLVPAIRVFYVLALCEGSLYITASILGLFSFFPRRSLVRHLKLSGQQGAKAIDLYYECAYSTCMDTGLFAAKKTLSLAGFATESLSSGSSEVRLAGALVLSNLLHERETDYSSQELRSRIISSNKTVSMLVGMLGWADGRNRDIRLLATRIITNLADSLTISEVPGMLKLVSSLLDADYQPAKNEPEERQDSLLESATSVVNGQRDQASSVQTVPGNNGGCHWLRRCWRRTKEKWSVVLEEQPLTHQDSLNILGMVILERLAHDPDNCAEIAKATYLISKIIRLISYPTVDRESSNDHVQQHAVIFSSLNFVRRLAITGETTGEAIRQELCRNSFLLNNLECVLELEDGRMSTELMKLVIEILTKLAFDKDAREEIGSSKVTISKLMHAFIGKDGPTDAYYDQSLRMPAGEALANLTIENPANCLAILEEPGYELIKDLKDMLCKDEYRYVAASLLQNVCAHSRDKLGHYQGAGDHLSSSLPMLMENIMSSAGGKQLEPLIGLVSQICDVIPEPFAREVQRQLQTNGSSGLVQKLVGTLNSNRKPNPEYPRMRRVIVEMVISIVKSCPRYATIFRDKGMMEALSKVERTPSKVEKYRVFYGNVGVVPESGSPLAALVATAKGLLVHPAAPALGA